In a single window of the Methylococcus sp. Mc7 genome:
- a CDS encoding histidine-type phosphatase, with protein sequence MMPLSKSILLGMLVVVPAIVQAAYYQTKTPYKPRQEISTYGRPPPGFKPVFTELVARHGSRGLSGMKADLAVYNMWKQAFDEGALTPLGTRLGPDVLKIMKANFLMGYGIPGISNPGYGNETAVGIMEHTRLAARLLKRLPGYWRKLGSASATAPRRIVVVTSGVDRAVDSGAFFVKSLITRQPNLGGLITYPPAPGPYPADAPVPQPDGTNRFLLYFHKLVPKTDLVADPSDPLYPTYQQSQAYQHYKEKDADLAAKQEAIRGDPESVRAGRAVLSRLFTQDFVDKIEAGVYSFANTGTWSFTSSDGKFTNILTGDGKTTIKSLADAGSLIYELYAIAPGMKNEAGVDFNRYMPARQAKYFAYLNDASDFYDKGPGMAEKGNVTYGMAEILENDFFGEIDAIARGDFSHAAKLRFAHAEIIIPFASKLGLKGVLEQLPMAEMYTYDNNSWRGQYVSPMAANIQWDVYGNGKGKLLVKMLYNEKETDFKPGCKAARVSPVSHYYDYKKLKSCYGK encoded by the coding sequence ATGATGCCGCTCTCGAAGTCGATTTTGCTCGGCATGTTGGTCGTCGTCCCCGCGATAGTCCAAGCTGCGTACTATCAGACCAAAACGCCCTACAAGCCAAGGCAGGAAATATCGACCTACGGGAGACCACCTCCCGGTTTCAAGCCAGTGTTCACCGAATTGGTCGCCCGCCATGGCTCGCGCGGCCTTTCCGGCATGAAGGCCGATCTGGCTGTCTACAACATGTGGAAGCAGGCTTTCGACGAAGGGGCGCTGACTCCATTGGGAACAAGATTGGGGCCGGACGTTCTCAAAATCATGAAAGCCAATTTCTTGATGGGCTACGGGATACCGGGCATCAGCAATCCAGGTTACGGCAACGAGACGGCCGTGGGCATCATGGAGCACACTCGGCTCGCTGCACGGTTGCTCAAGCGCCTGCCGGGTTATTGGCGAAAGCTCGGCAGTGCCTCGGCAACGGCCCCGCGCCGAATTGTCGTGGTGACTTCCGGTGTAGACCGGGCAGTGGATAGTGGCGCCTTTTTCGTAAAGTCTCTGATCACCCGGCAACCCAATCTCGGCGGACTCATTACCTATCCGCCGGCGCCCGGGCCATATCCGGCGGATGCCCCGGTGCCCCAGCCCGATGGCACCAACCGCTTCCTGCTCTATTTCCACAAGCTGGTGCCGAAAACCGACCTGGTGGCAGACCCCAGCGACCCGCTGTATCCCACCTACCAGCAGAGCCAGGCCTATCAACACTACAAAGAGAAAGATGCCGATCTGGCGGCTAAACAGGAAGCGATCCGCGGTGATCCGGAGTCGGTTCGGGCCGGTCGTGCAGTCCTTAGCCGGCTGTTTACCCAAGATTTCGTCGACAAGATCGAGGCGGGTGTTTACAGCTTCGCCAACACGGGCACCTGGAGCTTTACCAGCAGCGACGGTAAGTTCACCAACATCCTGACGGGCGACGGCAAGACCACCATCAAGAGCCTCGCGGACGCCGGCTCGCTGATCTACGAACTCTATGCGATCGCACCTGGAATGAAGAATGAAGCCGGTGTCGACTTCAACCGTTATATGCCGGCCAGGCAGGCAAAATACTTTGCCTATCTCAACGATGCTTCGGATTTCTATGACAAAGGTCCCGGTATGGCTGAGAAGGGAAACGTCACTTACGGAATGGCCGAAATTCTGGAGAACGATTTCTTCGGGGAGATCGACGCCATTGCGCGGGGGGACTTTTCTCATGCAGCGAAGCTTCGCTTTGCCCACGCAGAGATCATAATTCCCTTTGCCTCCAAGCTGGGTTTGAAGGGGGTATTGGAACAGCTCCCCATGGCGGAAATGTACACCTACGACAACAATTCCTGGCGGGGCCAATACGTTTCCCCTATGGCGGCGAACATTCAATGGGATGTCTACGGTAACGGCAAGGGAAAGCTGCTTGTAAAGATGTTGTACAACGAGAAAGAAACAGATTTCAAACCCGGCTGTAAGGCTGCGAGGGTTTCTCCAGTCAGCCATTATTATGACTACAAGAAGCTAAAATCCTGCTACGGTAAGTAA